A genome region from Sphingorhabdus sp. SMR4y includes the following:
- a CDS encoding alpha-ketoacid dehydrogenase subunit beta — protein sequence MNMIEAINSGLETMMQRDDDVVIMGEDVGYFGGVFRATAGLQEKFGKTRCFDTPISECGIIGAAVGMCAYGLRPVPEIQFADYIYPGMDQLISEAARLRYRSAGEFTAPLTVRSPFGGGIFGGQTHSQSPEAMFTHVSGLKTVIPSTPYDAKGLLIAAIEDNDPVLFFEPKRIYNGPFTGYYDNPVAPWSKFAEAEVPEDYYSVPLGKAKIVREGDAVTVLAYGTMVHVAKAVVEEHEINAEVIDLRTLVPVDIETIEESVKKTGRCLIVHEATRTSGFGAELSALVQERCFYHLEAPIERVTGFDTPYPHSLEWAYFPGPVRIGEALEKIVRDLKS from the coding sequence ATGAACATGATAGAGGCGATCAACAGCGGCCTCGAAACGATGATGCAGCGCGACGACGATGTCGTGATCATGGGCGAAGATGTCGGCTATTTTGGCGGGGTTTTCCGCGCGACAGCCGGGTTGCAGGAGAAATTCGGCAAGACCCGCTGCTTTGACACGCCAATCTCCGAATGCGGCATCATCGGCGCGGCGGTGGGCATGTGTGCCTACGGTCTGAGACCGGTGCCGGAAATCCAGTTTGCCGATTATATCTATCCCGGCATGGACCAGCTGATCTCCGAAGCAGCGCGGCTGCGCTATCGTTCGGCGGGCGAGTTTACCGCGCCGCTGACGGTCCGGTCGCCCTTTGGCGGCGGTATTTTTGGCGGGCAGACGCACAGCCAGTCGCCGGAAGCGATGTTTACCCATGTTTCGGGCCTGAAAACCGTCATTCCATCAACGCCTTATGACGCCAAGGGGCTGTTGATTGCGGCGATCGAGGACAATGATCCGGTGCTCTTTTTCGAGCCAAAGCGTATCTATAACGGGCCATTTACCGGCTATTATGACAATCCGGTCGCGCCCTGGTCGAAATTTGCCGAAGCCGAAGTGCCGGAGGACTATTATTCAGTGCCGCTGGGCAAGGCCAAGATCGTGCGCGAGGGGGATGCGGTAACGGTTCTCGCTTATGGCACGATGGTCCATGTCGCCAAGGCGGTGGTCGAGGAACATGAGATAAACGCCGAAGTCATTGATTTGCGGACACTTGTTCCGGTGGATATCGAGACGATCGAAGAGTCGGTGAAGAAGACCGGACGCTGCCTGATCGTGCACGAGGCGACCCGGACCAGCGGCTTTGGCGCGGAGCTGTCGGCGCTGGTGCAGGAACGCTGTTTCTATCATCTGGAGGCGCCGATCGAGCGGGTCACCGGCTTTGATACGCCTTATCCGCACAGCCTGGAATGGGCCTATTTCCCCGGACCGGTGCGGATCGGTGAAGCGCTGGAGAAAATTGTCAGGGACTTGAAATCATGA
- a CDS encoding 3-methyl-2-oxobutanoate dehydrogenase (2-methylpropanoyl-transferring) subunit alpha has translation MADDKTKSNLPPLTLHIPEPKFRPGDTVDYSELQIPEAGAQARPDIHTAPKDMQDMVYEMVRVLDDDHKAVGPWDPKLDDEILLKMLRTMVQVRTFDDRLHRQQRQGKTSFYMKCTGEEATSVAAAMALHSDDMCFPSYRQQGILFVRGYPMIEMVNQIFSNKADKLKGRQLPIMYSSSELNFFTVSGNLTTQYPQAVGWAMASASKGDSRIAAAWCGEGSTAEGDFHAAMTFAAVYNAPVIMNVVNNQWAISSFSGFAGAERTTFAARGAGYGIAALRVDGNDPLAVYAATSWAAERARTNQGPTLIEHFTYRAEAHSTSDDPTAYRSAQEREEWPLGDPIMRLKRHLIRRGVWSEEQQEALDTECLEAVKETVKEAAKNGILGHGLHQPFETMFQDVFEDMPWHLKEQAAQANKEREIKWPS, from the coding sequence ATGGCTGATGACAAAACCAAAAGCAATTTGCCGCCGCTGACTTTACATATACCCGAACCGAAATTCCGACCGGGAGATACGGTCGACTATAGCGAACTGCAAATTCCCGAAGCCGGAGCGCAGGCCCGGCCCGATATCCATACCGCGCCCAAGGACATGCAGGACATGGTCTATGAGATGGTCCGCGTGCTGGATGACGATCACAAGGCTGTCGGTCCCTGGGATCCGAAGCTGGATGATGAAATATTGCTCAAGATGCTGCGCACCATGGTGCAGGTGCGCACCTTTGATGACCGGCTGCATCGGCAGCAGCGCCAGGGCAAAACCAGCTTCTACATGAAATGTACGGGTGAAGAGGCGACATCGGTTGCCGCTGCCATGGCCTTGCACAGTGATGACATGTGCTTCCCGAGCTATCGCCAGCAGGGAATATTGTTCGTCCGCGGCTATCCGATGATCGAGATGGTCAACCAGATTTTCTCGAACAAGGCGGACAAGCTGAAGGGGCGTCAGCTGCCGATCATGTACAGCTCGAGCGAACTCAATTTTTTCACCGTATCCGGCAATCTGACCACCCAATATCCGCAGGCCGTAGGCTGGGCGATGGCCAGCGCCAGCAAGGGTGACAGCCGCATTGCCGCCGCCTGGTGCGGCGAGGGTTCGACCGCCGAAGGGGATTTTCACGCGGCGATGACCTTTGCCGCCGTCTATAACGCGCCGGTGATCATGAATGTGGTCAACAACCAGTGGGCGATATCCTCCTTCTCCGGCTTTGCAGGCGCCGAGCGGACCACCTTTGCCGCGCGCGGTGCCGGCTATGGTATCGCCGCTTTGCGGGTCGACGGCAATGATCCACTCGCGGTCTATGCCGCAACCAGCTGGGCGGCGGAACGGGCGCGGACCAACCAGGGACCGACCCTGATCGAGCATTTCACCTATCGCGCCGAAGCGCATAGCACTTCCGACGATCCCACGGCCTATCGCAGCGCGCAGGAGCGCGAAGAATGGCCGCTTGGCGATCCGATCATGCGGCTCAAACGGCATCTTATCCGGCGCGGTGTCTGGAGCGAGGAGCAGCAGGAGGCACTGGACACCGAATGTCTGGAAGCGGTCAAGGAGACGGTCAAGGAAGCCGCCAAAAACGGCATTCTGGGTCACGGTCTGCACCAGCCGTTCGAAACCATGTTCCAGGACGTGTTTGAAGACATGCCATGGCACCTCAAGGAACAAGCCGCTCAGGCCAATAAGGAACGGGAAATCAAATGGCCGTCATGA
- the thyA gene encoding thymidylate synthase, producing the protein MRKIWTQGDERIDRTGVGTRAVFGVTMRFDLAGDAIPLLTTKRVFWKTAAREMLWFLTGDTNIRELVKQKVHIWTDWPLDKYRKETGEQLDRDTFEQRIIEDDAFAAKWGDLGPVYGKQWVDWPRYTPAGEGLYRREEKGFNQIEALIDGIRNNPGSRRHIFTGWNVAELDQMALPPCHKTYQFYVSGGKLSGLLYQRSCDLGLGFAFNVFSAALLIRMIAQQCDLEPGELVWNGGDVHLYLNHAELVEEQIARAPAGAPKLKILRKPDSIFDYDISDFEVQDYQPQAHISAPVAV; encoded by the coding sequence ATGCGGAAAATCTGGACGCAGGGAGACGAGCGTATCGACCGCACCGGTGTCGGTACGCGGGCGGTTTTCGGGGTGACAATGCGGTTTGACCTCGCCGGTGATGCCATTCCGTTGCTCACCACCAAGCGCGTTTTCTGGAAAACAGCGGCCCGGGAGATGCTGTGGTTCCTGACGGGGGACACAAATATCCGCGAATTGGTCAAGCAGAAGGTCCATATCTGGACCGACTGGCCGCTCGACAAATATCGCAAGGAAACCGGCGAGCAACTGGATCGTGACACGTTTGAACAACGGATCATCGAGGATGATGCTTTCGCGGCGAAATGGGGTGATCTGGGGCCTGTCTATGGCAAGCAGTGGGTCGACTGGCCGCGCTATACACCGGCCGGCGAGGGGCTGTACCGCCGAGAAGAGAAGGGATTTAACCAGATTGAAGCCCTGATCGATGGAATCAGGAACAATCCCGGCTCCCGCCGTCATATTTTCACTGGCTGGAATGTGGCAGAGCTGGACCAGATGGCCTTGCCGCCCTGCCACAAAACCTATCAATTCTATGTCTCCGGCGGTAAATTGTCGGGACTGCTTTATCAGCGCAGTTGCGACCTTGGTCTGGGCTTTGCTTTCAACGTTTTTTCAGCTGCGCTGCTGATCCGGATGATCGCGCAGCAATGTGATCTGGAACCTGGCGAACTGGTGTGGAATGGCGGGGATGTTCATCTCTATCTCAACCACGCCGAACTGGTCGAAGAGCAGATCGCGCGCGCGCCGGCCGGTGCCCCGAAACTGAAAATTCTCCGCAAGCCCGATTCGATTTTTGATTATGATATCAGCGATTTCGAGGTGCAGGATTATCAGCCGCAGGCGCATATTTCCGCGCCGGTAGCGGTGTGA
- a CDS encoding dihydrolipoamide acetyltransferase family protein: protein MSKYTFNLPDIGEGIAEAEIVKWHIKIGDVVAEDDQLADVMTDKATVEMEAPVSGTIVALAGEEGDIVAIGSMLVEIEVEGEVDADKLEDLEASDVGASVSEEPEPVARNVDQDIDKKEINSSPTPPSDKIEADEAAEAADSPAPKNDGQKVLATPAVRKRAADLGVDLGQVKAQGEHIRHSDLDAYLNYGSGQGYRPAGSVQKRDDEVIKVIGMRRRIAQNMAESKRNIPHFSYVDEIDMTELEDMRADLNANRGDRPKLTMLPLMIVAICKSLPEFPMLNATYDDEAGVVTRHGAVHLGMATQTGQGLMVPVLRDAQDMNVWQLASEIARLANAAREGTATAKELTGSTLTLTSLGPLGGIATTPVINRPEVAIIGPNKIVERPMIIDGEIHARKLMNLSISCDHRVVDGYDAASYVQALKHLLETPVLLFAD from the coding sequence ATGAGCAAATATACATTCAATCTGCCTGATATTGGCGAGGGTATTGCCGAAGCGGAAATCGTCAAATGGCATATCAAGATCGGCGATGTCGTGGCCGAAGACGATCAGCTGGCCGACGTCATGACCGACAAGGCCACCGTCGAGATGGAAGCGCCGGTGTCCGGCACAATTGTCGCACTGGCCGGGGAAGAAGGCGATATTGTCGCGATCGGATCGATGCTGGTGGAGATCGAGGTCGAGGGCGAAGTGGATGCCGACAAATTGGAAGATTTGGAAGCATCCGACGTTGGTGCCAGTGTCTCTGAAGAGCCGGAGCCTGTTGCCAGGAATGTCGATCAAGATATTGATAAAAAAGAGATAAATTCAAGTCCAACGCCGCCATCGGATAAGATAGAGGCCGATGAGGCTGCCGAGGCTGCCGATAGTCCGGCACCGAAAAATGACGGGCAGAAAGTGCTCGCCACGCCGGCGGTTCGCAAGCGGGCGGCCGATCTCGGCGTCGATCTGGGGCAGGTGAAAGCGCAGGGAGAGCATATCCGGCACAGCGATCTCGACGCCTATCTGAACTATGGTTCGGGCCAGGGCTATCGCCCAGCCGGCAGCGTGCAAAAACGTGACGATGAAGTGATAAAAGTTATCGGCATGCGGCGCAGAATTGCACAGAATATGGCAGAATCGAAACGGAATATTCCGCATTTCTCCTATGTCGACGAAATCGACATGACCGAGCTGGAAGATATGCGCGCCGATCTGAACGCCAATCGTGGCGACCGGCCCAAACTGACCATGTTGCCGCTGATGATTGTCGCGATCTGCAAATCGCTGCCCGAATTTCCGATGCTCAATGCGACTTATGATGACGAGGCCGGAGTCGTCACTCGCCATGGTGCGGTCCATCTCGGCATGGCCACGCAGACGGGGCAGGGGCTGATGGTGCCGGTGCTGCGGGATGCGCAGGACATGAATGTCTGGCAACTGGCCTCCGAGATAGCCCGACTGGCAAATGCCGCACGAGAAGGAACGGCGACTGCGAAAGAGCTGACCGGCTCGACCCTGACGCTGACGTCGCTTGGCCCGCTTGGCGGCATTGCGACAACGCCGGTGATCAACCGTCCGGAAGTGGCGATCATCGGACCCAACAAGATTGTCGAACGCCCGATGATCATCGACGGCGAGATTCACGCACGGAAGCTGATGAACCTGTCGATCTCCTGCGATCACCGCGTGGTCGATGGCTATGATGCGGCGAGCTATGTGCAGGCGCTCAAGCACCTGCTCGAGACGCCGGTATTATTGTTCGCGGACTGA